In Rouxiella sp. WC2420, the following proteins share a genomic window:
- a CDS encoding ABC transporter ATP-binding protein has product MSFLSLHNIGKRWGTKTALNDISFEVQEGEFVALLGPSGCGKSTMLRTIAGLESADSGSIHLQQRDVTLLSPSQRKLSMVFQSYALFPHLNVRENLLFGLKARGENKQLFASRLEEVAKLMELETLLDRLPSQLSGGQQQRVALGRAVIANNKLCLMDEPLSNLDAKLRQSMRREIRALQKKLGLTMIYVTHDQTEAMSMADKIILLNDGRIEQQDTPDNLYNNPQTVFAAQFIGAPPMNILPLERRGVGHYLSDLGTPLVQNYLASTLSLGLRAEDIQLCAPENAELKAEVKSYEYMGSDTLVVCQIAQSQQSLTVKIAGMRHLSEGCVVGLYWPTSAQYFFSTANGKRCIHVEENVLVLKEKQAV; this is encoded by the coding sequence ATGAGCTTTTTATCACTTCATAATATTGGCAAGAGATGGGGCACTAAAACTGCGCTTAACGACATCAGTTTTGAGGTGCAGGAGGGCGAGTTTGTTGCTCTGCTGGGTCCTTCAGGCTGTGGAAAGTCCACCATGCTCAGAACCATTGCCGGACTTGAGTCGGCTGATAGCGGTTCGATTCATCTTCAGCAACGTGACGTGACTCTGTTGAGTCCGTCACAGCGAAAACTGTCAATGGTATTCCAGTCTTATGCACTTTTTCCTCATCTCAACGTGCGCGAAAACCTGCTGTTTGGGTTAAAAGCGCGAGGAGAAAACAAACAGCTTTTTGCCAGTCGGCTTGAAGAAGTGGCAAAGCTGATGGAGCTGGAAACGCTGCTCGACAGACTGCCCTCACAGCTTTCCGGTGGACAGCAGCAGCGTGTGGCCTTGGGGCGGGCGGTGATTGCCAACAACAAGCTGTGTTTAATGGACGAACCCCTTTCTAACCTTGATGCCAAGCTGCGGCAAAGTATGCGTCGCGAAATTCGCGCGCTGCAAAAGAAACTGGGTCTGACCATGATTTACGTCACTCACGATCAAACCGAAGCCATGAGCATGGCCGACAAAATCATTCTGTTAAATGACGGCAGGATTGAACAGCAAGATACCCCGGACAATCTTTATAACAATCCACAAACCGTATTTGCTGCGCAGTTTATTGGCGCGCCGCCAATGAATATTTTGCCGCTGGAACGTCGTGGTGTAGGCCATTATTTGAGTGATTTGGGCACGCCGTTAGTGCAGAACTATTTGGCTTCCACGCTGAGTCTTGGCCTGCGCGCCGAGGATATTCAACTCTGCGCGCCCGAAAATGCCGAGCTTAAAGCTGAAGTGAAAAGTTACGAATATATGGGCTCAGATACGCTGGTGGTGTGCCAAATCGCGCAAAGTCAGCAGAGCTTAACGGTCAAGATTGCCGGAATGCGCCATTTGAGCGAAGGCTGCGTGGTTGGGTTGTATTGGCCGACATCAGCGCAATATTTTTTCTCTACCGCCAATGGCAAGCGCTGCATTCACGTCGAAGAAAACGTGTTGGTGCTAAAAGAAAAACAAGCAGTTTAA